Proteins found in one Arachis stenosperma cultivar V10309 chromosome 8, arast.V10309.gnm1.PFL2, whole genome shotgun sequence genomic segment:
- the LOC130946645 gene encoding uncharacterized protein LOC130946645 isoform X1, whose amino-acid sequence MDDTSANEHAPHHTPPPPLVSVAPFSTAGRRLSATFQRRSSIPVPSDKPPVAWISLQGRLVNAENASSARTVGLTGEEALAWELFTPVQRFLLVAVIAVAVSESKKNKQIWNLKKSVELRDQVLSSMQQKLDDLCEQLNSTKELSTAAFNKSSNKDGELQSSEAFGAEKIKFVDCGCWHCEQHYDLFNELQGASFTRDSIGNESIQCKNSFSNEEQEERRMSDLSDWASSVTSSAEIQLNNLVVEQDIYNLKRDCEEKDATIKDLTTLMKSSEAANYKRAAELEDIIRRKNSTISKLKKDLVVLEQKVMQLTRERRASFTAGESNGSSVLPQMRDNLIYDMDSTSSPSSSDSDSTPINNARDTPHYSPSARNQKSAPAKVPRSRSVSPLKEVSSNRKFNAASSSSQKQLSARGDLKKSRRRSLGGAKSASGHKRWV is encoded by the exons ATGGACGATACTTCTGCAAATGAACACGCTCCTCACCACACGCCTCCTCCGCCTCTCGTATCCGTAGCTCCCTTCTCCACCGCCGGGCGCCGCCTCTCTGCCACCTTCCAACGGCGGTCCAGCATCCCTGTCCCTTCGGATAAGCCTCCGGTGGCGTGGATATCCCTGCAGGGACGGCTGGTTAACGCCGAGAATGCCAGCTCAGCTAGAACCGTTGGGCTAACCGGAGAGGAGGCGCTTGCGTGGGAGCTCTTCACACCTGTTCAGAGGTTTCTGTTAGTTGCGGTTATTGCCGTTGCAGTTTCTGAGTCCAAGAAGAACAAGCAGATATGGAACCTTAAGAAGTCCGTTGAGCTTAGG GACCAGGTGCTATCAAGCATGCAGCAGAAGCTTGACGATCTTTGTGAGCAGTTAAACAGCACTAAAGAGCTCTCAACTGCTgccttcaacaaatcatcaaaCAAGGATGGAGAATTGCAATCGAGTGAGGCATTTGGCGCTGAGAAAATCAAGTTTGTTGATTGTGGTTGTTGGCATTGTGAACAACATTACGACCTTTTCAATGAATTG CAGGGTGCATCTTTTACAAGAGACTCCATTGGAAATGAGTCTATCCAATGCAAGAATTCTTTCTCTAATGAAGAACAAGAGGAACGAAGAATGTCTGATTTGTCAGATTGGGCTTCAAGTGTCACCTCTTCTGCAGAAATTCAG TTAAACAACTTGGTTGTAGAACAAGATATTTATAATCTTAAGAGGGATTGTGAAGAGAAAGATGCAACAATTAAGGATCTAACCACCCTGATGAAATCCTCTGAGGCTGCTAATTACAAG AGGGCTGCTGAACTAGAAGACATCATACGTAGGAAGAATTCGACgatttcaaaattaaagaagGATTTGGTGGTTCTAGAACAAAAG GTTATGCAGCTTACCAGAGAACGCCGAGCCTCCTTCACTGCCGGTGAATCCAACGGTAGCAGTGTGCTGCCTCAAATGAGGGACAATCTCATCTATGATATGGATAGCACTAGCAGTCCTTCATCTTCCGATTCAGATAGTACTCCAATCAACAATGCAAGAGATACTCCACATTATTCGCCTTCAGCAAGGAATCAGAAATCTGCCCCTGCAAAAGTACCTAGATCTCGATCAGTGAGTCCTCTTAAAGAAGTTTCAAGTAACAGGAAATTCAATGCAGCTTCCTCTTCGAGCCAAAAGCAACTGTCAGCTCGTGGGGACTTgaaaaagagtagaagaaggtCTCTTGGTGGGGCTAAGAGTGCATCTGGACATAAGAGATGGGTGTAA
- the LOC130946645 gene encoding uncharacterized protein LOC130946645 isoform X2, translating to MDDTSANEHAPHHTPPPPLVSVAPFSTAGRRLSATFQRRSSIPVPSDKPPVAWISLQGRLVNAENASSARTVGLTGEEALAWELFTPVQRFLLVAVIAVAVSESKKNKQIWNLKKSVELRDQVLSSMQQKLDDLCEQLNSTKELSTAAFNKSSNKDGELQSSEAFGAEKIKFVDCGCWHCEQHYDLFNELGASFTRDSIGNESIQCKNSFSNEEQEERRMSDLSDWASSVTSSAEIQLNNLVVEQDIYNLKRDCEEKDATIKDLTTLMKSSEAANYKRAAELEDIIRRKNSTISKLKKDLVVLEQKVMQLTRERRASFTAGESNGSSVLPQMRDNLIYDMDSTSSPSSSDSDSTPINNARDTPHYSPSARNQKSAPAKVPRSRSVSPLKEVSSNRKFNAASSSSQKQLSARGDLKKSRRRSLGGAKSASGHKRWV from the exons ATGGACGATACTTCTGCAAATGAACACGCTCCTCACCACACGCCTCCTCCGCCTCTCGTATCCGTAGCTCCCTTCTCCACCGCCGGGCGCCGCCTCTCTGCCACCTTCCAACGGCGGTCCAGCATCCCTGTCCCTTCGGATAAGCCTCCGGTGGCGTGGATATCCCTGCAGGGACGGCTGGTTAACGCCGAGAATGCCAGCTCAGCTAGAACCGTTGGGCTAACCGGAGAGGAGGCGCTTGCGTGGGAGCTCTTCACACCTGTTCAGAGGTTTCTGTTAGTTGCGGTTATTGCCGTTGCAGTTTCTGAGTCCAAGAAGAACAAGCAGATATGGAACCTTAAGAAGTCCGTTGAGCTTAGG GACCAGGTGCTATCAAGCATGCAGCAGAAGCTTGACGATCTTTGTGAGCAGTTAAACAGCACTAAAGAGCTCTCAACTGCTgccttcaacaaatcatcaaaCAAGGATGGAGAATTGCAATCGAGTGAGGCATTTGGCGCTGAGAAAATCAAGTTTGTTGATTGTGGTTGTTGGCATTGTGAACAACATTACGACCTTTTCAATGAATTG GGTGCATCTTTTACAAGAGACTCCATTGGAAATGAGTCTATCCAATGCAAGAATTCTTTCTCTAATGAAGAACAAGAGGAACGAAGAATGTCTGATTTGTCAGATTGGGCTTCAAGTGTCACCTCTTCTGCAGAAATTCAG TTAAACAACTTGGTTGTAGAACAAGATATTTATAATCTTAAGAGGGATTGTGAAGAGAAAGATGCAACAATTAAGGATCTAACCACCCTGATGAAATCCTCTGAGGCTGCTAATTACAAG AGGGCTGCTGAACTAGAAGACATCATACGTAGGAAGAATTCGACgatttcaaaattaaagaagGATTTGGTGGTTCTAGAACAAAAG GTTATGCAGCTTACCAGAGAACGCCGAGCCTCCTTCACTGCCGGTGAATCCAACGGTAGCAGTGTGCTGCCTCAAATGAGGGACAATCTCATCTATGATATGGATAGCACTAGCAGTCCTTCATCTTCCGATTCAGATAGTACTCCAATCAACAATGCAAGAGATACTCCACATTATTCGCCTTCAGCAAGGAATCAGAAATCTGCCCCTGCAAAAGTACCTAGATCTCGATCAGTGAGTCCTCTTAAAGAAGTTTCAAGTAACAGGAAATTCAATGCAGCTTCCTCTTCGAGCCAAAAGCAACTGTCAGCTCGTGGGGACTTgaaaaagagtagaagaaggtCTCTTGGTGGGGCTAAGAGTGCATCTGGACATAAGAGATGGGTGTAA